The proteins below are encoded in one region of Manis javanica isolate MJ-LG chromosome 8, MJ_LKY, whole genome shotgun sequence:
- the IGDCC3 gene encoding immunoglobulin superfamily DCC subclass member 3 isoform X4 has translation MSDFHVHPQAAVGEEGGVARFQCQIHGLPKPLITWEKNRVPIDTDNERYTLLPKGVLQITGLRAEDSGIFHCVASNIASVRVSHGARLTVSGAGSGAYKEPAILVGPENLTLTVHQTAVLECVATGNPRPIVSWSRLDGRPIGVEGIQVLGTGNLIISDVTVQHSGVYVCAANRPGTRVRRTAQGRLVVQAPAEFVQHPQSISRPAGTTAMFTCQAQGEPPPHVMWLKNGQVLGPGGHVRLRNNNSTLTISGIGPEDEAIYQCVAENSAGSSQASARLTVLWAEGLPGPPLNVQAVSVSPTEVQVSWDEPLVNTKEIIGYVLHIRKAADPPELEYQEAVSKSTFQHLVSDLEPSTAYSFYIKAYTPRGASSASAPTLASTLGEAPAPPPLSVRVLGGSSLQLLWEPWPRLAQHDGGFKLFYRPASKTAFTGPILLPGTVSSYNLSQLDPTAVYEVKLLAYNQHGDGNATIRFVSLRGASERTALSPPCDCRKEEATDQTSATGIVIGIHIGVTCIIFCVLFLLFGQRGRVLLCKDVENQLSPPQGPRSQRDPGILTLNGAGRGERGQLGRDGKRVDAKELEQLFPSAGAAGQPASRPNPRPTQDPGAHALWEETRLSMLPLQGFGRREEMALEAKAPRTGPAAALPPQEVGPGLLSEGQAPWPSATPAAQPACSGQ, from the exons CAAATCCACGGGCTTCCCAAACCCCTGATCACATGGGAGAAAAACAGAGTCCCCATTGACACGGACAATGAGAG GTACACTTTGCTGCCCAAGGGGGTCCTGCAGATCACAGGACTTCGGGCCGAGGACAGCGGCATCTTCCACTGCGTAGCCTCAAACATTGCCAGCGTCCGGGTCAGCCACGGGGCCAGGCTCACCGTGTCAG GAGCAGGCTCTGGAGCCTACAAGGAGCCAGCGATCCTCGTGGGGCCTGAGAACCTCACCCTGACGGTGCACCAGACGGCCGTGCTGGAGTGTGTCGCCACGGGCAACCCGCGCCCCATTGTGTCCTGGAGCCGCCTGG ATGGCCGCCCCATTGGGGTGGAAGGCATCCAGGTGCTGGGCACAGGGAACCTCATCATCTCAGATGTGACCGTCCAGCACTCAGGCGTCTATGTCTGTGCGGCCAACAGGCCTGGCACGCGGGTGAGGAGAACGGCCCAGGGCCGGCTGGTGGTGCAAG CCCCAGCAGAGTTTGTGCAGCATCCCCAGTCCATCTCCAGGCCAGCTGGGACCACAGCCATGTTCACCTGCCAAGCCCAGGGTGAGCCGCCCCCTCATGTCATGTGGCTGAAGAATGGACAGGTGCTGGGGCCAGGAGGCCACGTCAGGCTCAGGAATAACAACAG CACCCTGACCATTTCTGGAATTGGCCCAGAAGATGAGGCCATCTACCAGTGTGTGGCAGAGAACAGTGCTGGCTCCTCCCAGGCCAGCGCCAGGCTGACCGTGCTGTGGGCCGAGGGGCTGCCTGGACCCCCCCTCAACGTGCAGGCGGTCTCTGTGTCACCTACTGAGGTCCAGGTGTCCTGGGACGAGCCCCTGGTCAACACCAAGGAGATCATCGGCTACGTTCTCCACATCAGGAAGGCTGCGG ACCCCCCGGAGCTGGAGTATCAGGAGGCAGTTAGCAAGAGCACGTTCCAGCACCTGGTGAGCGACCTTGAGCCCTCCACTGCCTACAGCTTCTACATCAAGGCCTACACGCCAAGGGGGGccagctcagcctctgcccccacGCTGGCCAGCACCCTAGGCGAAG cccctgccccacccccgtTGTCCGTGCGAGTCCTGGGCGGCTCCTCCCTGCAGCTGCTCTGGGAGCCCTGGCCCCGGCTGGCCCAGCACGACGGTGGCTTCAAGCTGTTTTACCGCCCAGCAAGCAAGACTGCCTTCACTGGCCCCATACTGCTGCCTGGAACTGTCTCTTCCTACAACCTCAGCCAGCTCG accccactgcagtgtACGAGGTGAAGTTGCTTGCCTACAACCAGCACGGGGATGGCAATGCCACAATCCGCTTCGTGTCTTTGAGGGGAGCGTCTGAGAGGACAG CCCTGAGCCCCCCGTGTGACTGCCGGAAGGAGGAGGCTACTGACCAGACGTCCGCCACAGGCATCGTCATCGGCATCCACATCGGGGTCACCTGCATCATCTTCTGTGTCCTCTTCCTCCTGTTCGGCCAAAGGGGCAG GGTCCTCTTGTGTAAGGATGTAGAAAACCAGCTGTCCCCTCCTCAGGGCCCCCGGAGCCAGAGGGACCCTGGCATCCTGACACTGAATGGGGCGGGACGGGGAGAGCGGGGCCAGCTGGGCCGAGATGGGAAACGTGTGGACGCGAAAGAATTGGAGCAGCTGTTCCCCTCGGCTGGGGCAGCGGGGCAGCCGGCCTCCAGACCGAACCCCAGACCCACG CAGGATCCTGGGGCCCATGCCCTGTGGGAAGAGACCCGGCTCTCCATGCTGCCTCTTCAGGGATTTGGCCGAAGGGAGGAGATGGCTTTGGAGGCCAAGGCCCCCCGCACAGGCCCTGCAGCTGCCTTGCCTCCCCAGGAAGTAGGCCCCGGCCTCCTCAGTGAAGGACAGGCTCCCTGGCCTTCTGCAACGCCAGCTGCCCAGCCAGCTTGCTCAGGACAGTAG
- the IGDCC3 gene encoding immunoglobulin superfamily DCC subclass member 3 isoform X3: MPDSLIHPRRCERAMSDFHVHPQAAVGEEGGVARFQCQIHGLPKPLITWEKNRVPIDTDNERYTLLPKGVLQITGLRAEDSGIFHCVASNIASVRVSHGARLTVSGAGSGAYKEPAILVGPENLTLTVHQTAVLECVATGNPRPIVSWSRLDGRPIGVEGIQVLGTGNLIISDVTVQHSGVYVCAANRPGTRVRRTAQGRLVVQAPAEFVQHPQSISRPAGTTAMFTCQAQGEPPPHVMWLKNGQVLGPGGHVRLRNNNSTLTISGIGPEDEAIYQCVAENSAGSSQASARLTVLWAEGLPGPPLNVQAVSVSPTEVQVSWDEPLVNTKEIIGYVLHIRKAADPPELEYQEAVSKSTFQHLVSDLEPSTAYSFYIKAYTPRGASSASAPTLASTLGEAPAPPPLSVRVLGGSSLQLLWEPWPRLAQHDGGFKLFYRPASKTAFTGPILLPGTVSSYNLSQLDPTAVYEVKLLAYNQHGDGNATIRFVSLRGASERTALSPPCDCRKEEATDQTSATGIVIGIHIGVTCIIFCVLFLLFGQRGRVLLCKDVENQLSPPQGPRSQRDPGILTLNGAGRGERGQLGRDGKRVDAKELEQLFPSAGAAGQPASRPNPRPTQDPGAHALWEETRLSMLPLQGFGRREEMALEAKAPRTGPAAALPPQEVGPGLLSEGQAPWPSATPAAQPACSGQ, encoded by the exons CAAATCCACGGGCTTCCCAAACCCCTGATCACATGGGAGAAAAACAGAGTCCCCATTGACACGGACAATGAGAG GTACACTTTGCTGCCCAAGGGGGTCCTGCAGATCACAGGACTTCGGGCCGAGGACAGCGGCATCTTCCACTGCGTAGCCTCAAACATTGCCAGCGTCCGGGTCAGCCACGGGGCCAGGCTCACCGTGTCAG GAGCAGGCTCTGGAGCCTACAAGGAGCCAGCGATCCTCGTGGGGCCTGAGAACCTCACCCTGACGGTGCACCAGACGGCCGTGCTGGAGTGTGTCGCCACGGGCAACCCGCGCCCCATTGTGTCCTGGAGCCGCCTGG ATGGCCGCCCCATTGGGGTGGAAGGCATCCAGGTGCTGGGCACAGGGAACCTCATCATCTCAGATGTGACCGTCCAGCACTCAGGCGTCTATGTCTGTGCGGCCAACAGGCCTGGCACGCGGGTGAGGAGAACGGCCCAGGGCCGGCTGGTGGTGCAAG CCCCAGCAGAGTTTGTGCAGCATCCCCAGTCCATCTCCAGGCCAGCTGGGACCACAGCCATGTTCACCTGCCAAGCCCAGGGTGAGCCGCCCCCTCATGTCATGTGGCTGAAGAATGGACAGGTGCTGGGGCCAGGAGGCCACGTCAGGCTCAGGAATAACAACAG CACCCTGACCATTTCTGGAATTGGCCCAGAAGATGAGGCCATCTACCAGTGTGTGGCAGAGAACAGTGCTGGCTCCTCCCAGGCCAGCGCCAGGCTGACCGTGCTGTGGGCCGAGGGGCTGCCTGGACCCCCCCTCAACGTGCAGGCGGTCTCTGTGTCACCTACTGAGGTCCAGGTGTCCTGGGACGAGCCCCTGGTCAACACCAAGGAGATCATCGGCTACGTTCTCCACATCAGGAAGGCTGCGG ACCCCCCGGAGCTGGAGTATCAGGAGGCAGTTAGCAAGAGCACGTTCCAGCACCTGGTGAGCGACCTTGAGCCCTCCACTGCCTACAGCTTCTACATCAAGGCCTACACGCCAAGGGGGGccagctcagcctctgcccccacGCTGGCCAGCACCCTAGGCGAAG cccctgccccacccccgtTGTCCGTGCGAGTCCTGGGCGGCTCCTCCCTGCAGCTGCTCTGGGAGCCCTGGCCCCGGCTGGCCCAGCACGACGGTGGCTTCAAGCTGTTTTACCGCCCAGCAAGCAAGACTGCCTTCACTGGCCCCATACTGCTGCCTGGAACTGTCTCTTCCTACAACCTCAGCCAGCTCG accccactgcagtgtACGAGGTGAAGTTGCTTGCCTACAACCAGCACGGGGATGGCAATGCCACAATCCGCTTCGTGTCTTTGAGGGGAGCGTCTGAGAGGACAG CCCTGAGCCCCCCGTGTGACTGCCGGAAGGAGGAGGCTACTGACCAGACGTCCGCCACAGGCATCGTCATCGGCATCCACATCGGGGTCACCTGCATCATCTTCTGTGTCCTCTTCCTCCTGTTCGGCCAAAGGGGCAG GGTCCTCTTGTGTAAGGATGTAGAAAACCAGCTGTCCCCTCCTCAGGGCCCCCGGAGCCAGAGGGACCCTGGCATCCTGACACTGAATGGGGCGGGACGGGGAGAGCGGGGCCAGCTGGGCCGAGATGGGAAACGTGTGGACGCGAAAGAATTGGAGCAGCTGTTCCCCTCGGCTGGGGCAGCGGGGCAGCCGGCCTCCAGACCGAACCCCAGACCCACG CAGGATCCTGGGGCCCATGCCCTGTGGGAAGAGACCCGGCTCTCCATGCTGCCTCTTCAGGGATTTGGCCGAAGGGAGGAGATGGCTTTGGAGGCCAAGGCCCCCCGCACAGGCCCTGCAGCTGCCTTGCCTCCCCAGGAAGTAGGCCCCGGCCTCCTCAGTGAAGGACAGGCTCCCTGGCCTTCTGCAACGCCAGCTGCCCAGCCAGCTTGCTCAGGACAGTAG